A stretch of Roseofilum reptotaenium CS-1145 DNA encodes these proteins:
- a CDS encoding non-ribosomal peptide synthetase — protein sequence MFADKTLNRPIGIVFEEQVWKAPDRVAIASNNHQWTYQTLNSRANAIANDILKSCDNGLERIALLLEHDGPAIASILAVLKVGKTYIPLDPTYPSSRLKSIVQDSQPQIILTNNRNWDLAQKITQAKIAIVNIDNLEYATTVSNLVLSISPETPAYILYTSGSTGVPKGVVQNHRNILHFIRAYRKTIHLSSSDKLTLLSSYSFDAAIIDIFAALLNGATLCLFDLKQEKITIYHSTPTVYRQLIDILNENSQAVRTELDSIRLVVLGGEAALTTDFESYKKYFAPDCLLVNLMGCSESSFNFQYTLNKETELSDRGLLPVGYPVPETELLLLDEAGNPALDSGEIAIRSPYIALGYWQNPELTKVVFLPDPEGRKQCIYRSGDLGRLRTDGVLEFLGRKDFQVKIRGFRVELGELEATLGQHPKVLSSVATSSKESPGNLYLVAYIVPDRQRVPTISELRSFLSERLPDYMMPSAFVMLDTLPLTPNNKIDRLALPAPKFSRLHLSTPFVQPSSKNQKVLVDIWSALLNVEVGIHDNFFELGGHSLLATRILSRIRNAFDLDLPVRALFECPTIAELTLAIETRIKGDLEPKKNAIAPAPRSQNLPSSFIQEEFWYLIHLAPNSAIYYTIKAAWRLTGTLNRTALKRAIAEMVSRHEILRTTFKLTEGLLVQVVASSLQIFVPEIDLQNLSPEEQSETLKRYSQKELERSFDLVNGPLFRVMVLQLGVKSHVLLLTMSHIIGDAWSTGIFFQELMTIYSAFASGKPSPLPKLSVQYADFACWQRERLTDQMLKPQLEYWKQQLSESLPLLELPTDRSRPLEQSFRGGRQSFHAPADLTEKLLELSQGEGATLYMTLLAALATLLFRYSSQEEINIGTPVSQRNVIETESLIGPFLNVLVLGIKLQNNPTFQDLLSQVRQTVLEALVHQEVPYPKVLETIQPERQLSHNPLFQVILDWVNLPTSKLEQLETSSLTTEPLLEIQDIEDKTTAVDLCLLVWETEGELNGYFQYSTDLFDAETISRMAEHFQVLLQAIVTNPEVQISQLLLLTQLERHQLFVEWNNTTTEYPQDRGIHQLFEQQVERTPDAVAVIFENQGLTYRELNGKANQLARYLQCLGVKPEVLVGICVERSLEMIIGLLGILKAGGAYVPLDPDYPSDRIASIFSSSKLKVLVTQETVLTSLPQHSARSVCLDAESEQIAWFSDRNLDITSQPENLAYVIYTSGSTGQPKGVEIGHQSLVNLVSAMQVTLGFSNSDSILAATTIGFDMAVPEIYLPLIVGGKTIVVSREVATDGKQLLSTLKNSGATVMQATPVTAKMLLAAGWHSSSGFKMICGGEAVPRELAVRLIEKGACLWNLYGPTETTVWSTACHLNASSYSSQRQEIDYSIGTPIANTQIYILDKHLQPVPIGVSGELHIGGAGLARGYHNHPELTAQKFIPNPLSNEPGSRLYKTGDLARYLPDGNIEFIGRIDNQVKIRGFRIELGEIEATLTQYPSLREAVVVVREDSTGDKRLVAYIVTQEQVAVSVLRMFLKTKLPDYMVPSAFVFLEAIPLTPNGKIDRRALPKPDASSFGTLTKIVPRTPTEELLAAIWTEVLGLDKVGIEENFFEIGGHSLKAMQAISRISDTFSVDIPLKKLFQLPTIAELAKGIETDRTEGKTGLQLPAIAVTARDTTIPLSFAQQRLWFLYLLEGKNATYNIPVAIHLDGFLNIAALQAALVEIVRRHDILRVTFQAENGTPFQAIATPSNGEFPVIDLQNIPEASQERKVHRFLTEEASHFFDITTERLVRFKLLRLSPQSNILLLTMHHIVSDDWSLGVFFRELQVLYAAFSQQQPSPLPELPIQYADFAIWQRQYLTPEVLATQVNYWKRQLAEIPPQLELPTDRPRPSVRGFRGASESFSVPVELTAKLLQVSEQYSATLFMTLLAAFSTLLYRYSGQTDIVVGSPIANRDRPEIESLIGFFVNTLVLRTTFAENPSFVSLLHQLRETCLDAYSHGDVPFEQLVEELQPERNPSYTPLFQVMFALQYEEEEKTGESWELSGLKVSRLATNSATSKFDMTLWMRVTESGLTGRWEYNTDLFDAETIYRMALHFQNVLEAIVACPEEKVAFLPLMAQAERDRLLLASNNTRAQYADNYCLHQVFEQQVERTPDAIAVVFEEEQVTYWELNARANQLARYLQSLGVGPEVLVGICVERSLSTIVGLLGILKAGGAYLPLDPDYPPERLAYIFSNSQAAVLVTTQELTVRLQVLPDLVVCLDSDWELISSCSTDNLSSPVRPENLAYIIYTSGSTGKPKGVEICHQSLVNFLRGMAIKPGLTDTDIILAVTTLSFDIAALEIYLPLIVGAKIVLASREVATDGQQLLSKLELEGTTAMQATPATWQMLLTSGWQGNSHLKILCGGEPLSKQLAIQLLEKGSSLWNLYGPTEATVWSTVCPVSASDLIESKENVSVAIGRPIANTQIYILDNYLQPVPIGVPGELHIGGAGLARGYLNRPELTEQKFISNPFSDEPGSRLYKTGDKARYLPDGKIEFIGRIDNQVKIRGFRIELGEIEATLAQHPNVGEAVVIVREDTPADKQLVAYMVTKEEVTSSDVRSFLKTKLPNYMVPSVFVFLEALPLTPNGKVNRRALPAPDTEQREKGAIAPRTTTELQLCQIWSEVLKISTLGVQDNFFELGGHSLLAVRLMARIERQLGIHLPLTTLFTEPTIESQANLLKAKNDISSHSPLVPIQASGELPPFFCVHPVGGNVLCYAQLARHLGNNRPFYGLQSVGLSSEKEPLTKIEEMAAIYIEALQEIQPHGPYYLGGWSMGGVVAWEMVRQLQTLGQNVELLALIDSYVPSQNQKPIDDAFLINALLGDLGGIFGTEFSISTHELHQLQPSEQLGCILTEAKRLNILPREISLKQVDRLFEVFKANLKAIYDYQPQPYWGRVALFSANELEEDRGWSSWVTGKLETYMIPGDHYGMMRSPHVGVLAQKLGACLN from the coding sequence ATGTTCGCTGACAAAACACTTAATCGCCCCATCGGTATAGTCTTTGAGGAACAAGTATGGAAAGCTCCCGATCGGGTGGCGATCGCCAGCAACAATCACCAATGGACTTATCAAACCTTAAACAGTCGTGCCAATGCAATAGCCAATGATATCCTCAAGAGTTGCGACAATGGTTTAGAGAGAATCGCCCTACTGCTAGAACATGACGGGCCAGCGATCGCCAGTATCTTGGCAGTCCTCAAAGTTGGCAAAACCTATATTCCCCTCGATCCAACCTATCCCAGTTCCAGACTGAAATCTATTGTGCAAGATTCCCAACCCCAAATTATCTTGACCAATAATAGAAACTGGGATTTAGCACAAAAGATAACTCAAGCAAAAATAGCGATCGTCAATATCGATAATCTAGAGTATGCAACGACTGTCTCTAACCTCGTATTGTCAATTTCTCCAGAAACACCAGCCTATATTCTCTACACATCTGGTTCGACAGGAGTTCCCAAAGGAGTCGTGCAAAATCACCGCAACATTCTCCATTTCATCAGAGCTTATCGTAAAACGATTCATCTTTCGAGTTCGGACAAACTCACCCTGCTATCTTCCTATAGTTTTGATGCCGCAATAATCGATATATTTGCCGCCTTGCTAAATGGAGCAACCCTATGCTTATTTGACCTAAAGCAAGAAAAAATCACAATTTATCACTCAACCCCAACAGTTTATCGGCAATTAATCGATATTTTGAACGAAAATAGTCAAGCGGTTCGGACTGAGCTAGACTCAATTCGTTTAGTAGTATTGGGAGGAGAAGCTGCCTTAACAACAGACTTTGAATCCTATAAAAAATATTTCGCTCCAGACTGCCTATTGGTAAATTTGATGGGATGTTCTGAATCGTCCTTCAACTTCCAATATACCCTAAACAAGGAAACAGAACTCAGCGATCGAGGCTTACTTCCAGTCGGTTATCCAGTTCCAGAAACAGAGTTATTATTGCTCGATGAAGCAGGAAATCCTGCACTTGACTCTGGAGAAATTGCCATTCGCAGCCCCTATATAGCCTTGGGATACTGGCAAAATCCAGAACTAACAAAAGTCGTATTTCTACCCGATCCAGAAGGCAGAAAACAGTGCATTTATCGCAGCGGAGACTTGGGTAGATTAAGAACAGATGGGGTATTAGAGTTTTTAGGACGCAAGGATTTTCAAGTCAAAATCAGAGGGTTTCGCGTCGAACTTGGAGAACTCGAAGCCACTCTCGGGCAGCACCCAAAGGTACTATCCTCCGTAGCAACTAGCTCCAAAGAGAGTCCGGGGAACCTGTATTTAGTCGCTTATATAGTTCCCGATCGCCAACGGGTCCCAACTATAAGCGAATTGCGTAGCTTCTTGTCGGAAAGACTGCCAGACTACATGATGCCAAGTGCGTTTGTCATGCTAGATACTTTGCCCCTGACTCCCAACAATAAAATAGATCGTCTCGCTCTGCCAGCTCCGAAATTTTCCCGTCTCCATCTATCAACACCTTTCGTGCAACCCAGTAGCAAGAACCAAAAAGTTTTAGTAGATATTTGGAGTGCTTTGCTAAACGTAGAAGTCGGCATACACGACAATTTCTTTGAACTGGGCGGACATTCCCTACTGGCCACTAGGATTTTAAGTCGCATCCGCAATGCGTTCGATCTCGATTTACCCGTTCGTGCCTTATTTGAATGTCCAACTATTGCCGAGTTAACCCTGGCGATAGAGACACGCATTAAGGGAGACTTAGAACCAAAAAAAAATGCGATCGCACCAGCTCCGCGAAGTCAAAACTTACCGTCATCTTTTATTCAGGAAGAATTTTGGTATCTGATTCACCTAGCTCCAAATAGTGCCATCTACTATACGATTAAAGCAGCATGGCGTTTAACAGGAACTCTGAATCGAACTGCCCTAAAACGAGCCATCGCCGAAATGGTCAGCCGTCACGAAATTTTGCGCACCACATTCAAATTGACTGAGGGTTTGTTGGTGCAAGTCGTAGCTTCTTCTTTACAGATATTCGTGCCAGAAATCGATTTGCAAAACCTCTCACCAGAGGAACAATCAGAAACGCTTAAAAGATATTCCCAAAAAGAATTAGAACGTTCTTTTGACCTAGTTAACGGTCCTTTGTTCAGAGTTATGGTCTTGCAGTTGGGAGTAAAATCCCATGTTTTACTGTTAACGATGAGCCACATTATTGGTGATGCGTGGTCAACGGGAATATTTTTCCAAGAGTTGATGACTATTTACTCGGCTTTTGCCTCCGGTAAACCCTCACCTTTGCCAAAGCTGTCCGTACAATATGCTGATTTTGCTTGCTGGCAACGGGAGCGGTTAACCGACCAAATGTTAAAACCTCAGCTTGAATATTGGAAACAACAACTCTCAGAGAGTCTACCCCTTTTGGAACTTCCTACAGACCGTTCTCGGCCTTTAGAGCAGAGTTTCCGAGGAGGCAGACAATCTTTTCACGCACCCGCCGACCTGACCGAAAAACTATTGGAGTTAAGTCAGGGAGAAGGAGCGACTTTATATATGACTTTATTGGCAGCGTTGGCAACGTTGCTCTTTCGCTACAGCTCTCAAGAGGAGATTAATATTGGCACCCCAGTCAGCCAGCGAAATGTTATAGAAACTGAATCTTTAATCGGTCCATTTTTGAATGTGCTGGTGCTGGGGATTAAATTACAAAACAATCCCACTTTTCAAGATTTGCTTTCTCAAGTAAGGCAAACCGTTCTAGAAGCTTTGGTTCATCAAGAGGTGCCATACCCAAAAGTTCTAGAAACCATACAACCAGAACGGCAACTCAGCCACAATCCTCTGTTTCAGGTGATATTGGATTGGGTTAACCTACCAACGAGCAAACTAGAGCAACTAGAAACTTCTAGTCTGACAACCGAGCCACTGCTGGAAATCCAAGATATTGAGGATAAAACGACTGCGGTCGATCTATGCCTTTTGGTGTGGGAAACTGAAGGCGAATTGAACGGATATTTCCAATACAGCACGGATTTATTTGATGCGGAAACTATCTCGCGGATGGCGGAACATTTTCAGGTTTTGCTCCAAGCAATAGTGACTAATCCTGAAGTGCAAATTAGCCAACTTCTGTTGCTGACTCAGTTGGAACGCCATCAGTTGTTCGTAGAGTGGAACAATACAACGACGGAGTATCCCCAGGATCGGGGTATACATCAGTTATTCGAGCAACAAGTTGAACGAACTCCCGATGCTGTTGCAGTTATTTTTGAGAACCAGGGACTAACTTATCGAGAATTGAATGGGAAAGCCAATCAACTGGCGCGGTATTTGCAATGTTTGGGAGTCAAACCAGAGGTGCTAGTGGGGATTTGTGTAGAGCGATCGCTGGAAATGATCATAGGATTATTGGGGATTCTCAAAGCTGGTGGGGCTTATGTACCCTTAGATCCAGATTATCCAAGCGATCGCATCGCCAGCATCTTTTCTTCTTCCAAGCTCAAGGTGTTGGTGACTCAGGAAACCGTATTGACCTCTTTACCGCAACATTCTGCACGTTCGGTATGTTTAGATGCAGAATCAGAGCAAATAGCTTGGTTTAGCGATCGCAATCTCGACATAACTTCTCAACCTGAGAATCTAGCATACGTCATTTATACCTCCGGCTCTACCGGACAACCCAAAGGCGTAGAAATAGGCCACCAATCCCTTGTTAACCTGGTGAGTGCAATGCAAGTCACCCTCGGTTTCAGCAACAGCGATTCTATTCTGGCAGCTACCACGATCGGTTTTGACATGGCAGTTCCGGAGATTTATTTGCCACTGATCGTAGGGGGAAAAACGATTGTAGTCTCTAGGGAAGTGGCTACCGACGGCAAGCAGCTCTTGTCAACCTTGAAAAACTCCGGTGCTACTGTGATGCAGGCAACTCCAGTCACGGCGAAAATGCTGCTAGCGGCTGGTTGGCACAGTAGTAGTGGATTCAAAATGATTTGCGGTGGCGAAGCCGTACCGCGAGAACTCGCTGTTCGTCTGATAGAAAAAGGCGCTTGTCTCTGGAATCTATATGGTCCTACCGAGACTACAGTTTGGTCAACTGCCTGCCATCTCAATGCCTCCAGTTATTCCTCCCAGCGCCAAGAGATCGACTACTCAATTGGCACTCCCATTGCCAATACCCAAATCTATATTCTCGACAAGCATCTCCAACCCGTCCCTATCGGCGTATCTGGAGAACTCCACATTGGAGGTGCGGGGCTAGCCAGAGGCTATCACAACCATCCGGAATTAACTGCCCAAAAATTTATCCCCAACCCCTTGAGCAACGAACCTGGTTCTCGCCTTTACAAAACAGGTGATTTAGCTCGCTATCTCCCGGATGGCAACATCGAATTTATCGGACGCATCGACAACCAAGTAAAAATCCGAGGCTTCCGCATCGAACTCGGAGAAATAGAAGCCACGTTAACTCAATATCCAAGCTTGCGCGAAGCCGTGGTTGTTGTCCGTGAAGATTCGACCGGGGATAAACGCCTCGTTGCCTATATTGTTACTCAGGAACAAGTAGCGGTATCTGTTTTGCGAATGTTCCTGAAAACCAAGCTACCTGACTACATGGTTCCAAGCGCATTTGTCTTTTTAGAGGCAATACCTCTAACTCCCAACGGCAAAATAGACCGCCGCGCCCTACCGAAACCCGATGCTTCTAGTTTCGGCACTTTAACAAAAATCGTCCCTCGCACTCCTACGGAAGAACTGCTAGCCGCTATCTGGACTGAAGTATTGGGATTGGACAAGGTGGGAATAGAAGAGAACTTCTTTGAAATTGGGGGACATTCTCTGAAAGCGATGCAAGCGATATCGAGGATAAGCGATACATTTTCCGTAGATATCCCGTTAAAAAAGCTATTTCAATTACCGACAATTGCAGAACTGGCTAAAGGAATAGAAACGGATCGCACTGAGGGAAAAACTGGGTTGCAACTGCCAGCAATTGCTGTAACAGCAAGAGATACAACTATTCCCTTATCCTTTGCCCAACAAAGACTGTGGTTTCTCTATCTCCTGGAAGGGAAAAATGCCACTTACAATATTCCCGTAGCAATCCACCTAGATGGTTTTCTGAATATTGCCGCCCTACAGGCAGCTTTAGTAGAAATAGTTCGCCGTCACGACATTTTGCGCGTCACGTTTCAAGCAGAGAACGGGACTCCATTTCAAGCGATCGCCACCCCGTCTAACGGAGAATTTCCAGTTATAGACCTACAAAATATACCCGAAGCCAGTCAAGAACGCAAAGTACACCGATTCCTCACAGAAGAAGCAAGCCATTTTTTTGACATCACTACCGAACGATTAGTCCGCTTCAAGCTATTGCGTCTGAGTCCCCAGTCTAATATCCTACTGCTTACGATGCACCATATCGTCTCTGATGATTGGTCTTTGGGGGTATTCTTCCGGGAGTTACAGGTTTTATATGCAGCGTTTTCTCAACAACAACCTTCCCCTTTACCAGAGCTGCCCATCCAATATGCAGATTTTGCCATTTGGCAGCGTCAGTACTTGACTCCAGAAGTCCTGGCTACCCAAGTAAACTACTGGAAACGGCAGTTAGCTGAAATTCCGCCTCAATTAGAATTGCCAACAGACCGACCCCGCCCTTCAGTTCGGGGATTTCGAGGTGCGAGTGAGTCTTTTTCTGTACCTGTAGAATTGACGGCTAAACTTTTGCAAGTCAGCGAACAATATAGTGCGACTCTATTCATGACTCTCTTGGCAGCTTTTAGCACCTTACTTTATCGTTATAGCGGCCAAACAGATATTGTGGTGGGGTCTCCCATTGCCAACCGCGATCGCCCGGAAATAGAGTCCCTAATTGGCTTCTTTGTCAATACCTTAGTGTTGCGAACTACCTTTGCCGAAAATCCCAGTTTTGTTTCCTTGCTACATCAGTTACGAGAAACCTGTCTGGATGCCTATTCTCATGGAGATGTACCCTTCGAGCAATTGGTAGAAGAATTGCAACCCGAGCGCAACCCAAGCTATACACCCCTATTTCAAGTCATGTTTGCACTGCAATATGAAGAGGAGGAAAAGACTGGGGAAAGTTGGGAATTATCCGGATTAAAAGTCAGCCGTTTGGCAACGAATAGCGCAACTTCCAAATTTGACATGACTCTGTGGATGAGAGTAACAGAGTCAGGATTAACGGGAAGGTGGGAATACAATACCGATCTGTTTGATGCCGAGACTATCTACCGGATGGCCTTACATTTCCAGAATGTATTGGAGGCGATTGTCGCTTGTCCTGAAGAAAAGGTGGCTTTTTTGCCCTTGATGGCCCAAGCCGAACGAGATCGACTGTTGCTAGCGTCGAACAATACTCGTGCGCAATACGCGGATAATTATTGCCTTCATCAGGTCTTTGAACAGCAAGTAGAACGAACGCCAGATGCGATCGCAGTAGTATTTGAGGAAGAACAAGTTACCTATTGGGAGCTGAACGCACGGGCCAATCAACTGGCGCGTTACCTGCAAAGCTTGGGGGTAGGGCCGGAGGTGCTAGTGGGGATTTGTGTAGAGCGATCGCTCTCTACGATCGTAGGATTATTAGGAATTCTCAAAGCAGGCGGAGCATACCTACCTTTAGACCCAGATTATCCACCAGAGCGTCTCGCCTATATCTTTTCTAACTCCCAAGCTGCGGTATTAGTAACAACGCAGGAATTAACCGTCCGATTACAGGTCTTACCCGATCTCGTTGTCTGTTTAGATAGTGACTGGGAATTGATATCGAGTTGCAGCACTGACAATCTATCATCTCCAGTTCGTCCTGAGAATTTAGCATACATAATTTATACGTCCGGTTCCACAGGAAAACCCAAAGGAGTGGAAATCTGCCATCAATCTCTGGTCAACTTTCTTCGTGGGATGGCAATAAAACCCGGCTTAACTGATACTGATATTATCTTAGCCGTCACTACTCTCAGTTTTGATATTGCTGCCCTAGAGATTTACTTACCCTTAATCGTGGGAGCAAAAATAGTCTTAGCGAGTCGAGAGGTCGCTACTGACGGTCAACAACTGTTGTCCAAATTGGAGCTAGAGGGCACGACCGCGATGCAAGCGACTCCAGCAACTTGGCAAATGCTGCTAACTTCCGGTTGGCAAGGGAATTCGCACTTGAAAATACTTTGTGGTGGAGAACCCTTGTCTAAGCAACTAGCCATTCAACTTCTGGAAAAAGGCTCTTCCCTCTGGAACCTATATGGTCCTACAGAAGCGACAGTGTGGTCAACAGTTTGCCCGGTTAGTGCTTCCGATCTCATAGAGAGCAAAGAAAATGTGTCAGTGGCGATCGGTCGTCCGATCGCTAATACCCAAATCTATATTCTCGATAACTATCTCCAGCCTGTCCCCATAGGCGTACCAGGAGAACTCCATATCGGCGGTGCAGGGTTAGCGCGAGGCTATCTCAATCGCCCCGAATTAACCGAGCAAAAGTTTATCTCCAATCCCTTTAGTGACGAACCGGGTTCGCGCCTTTACAAAACCGGCGATAAGGCACGCTATCTCCCGGATGGCAAGATTGAATTTATCGGACGCATCGACAACCAAGTAAAAATACGAGGCTTCCGCATCGAACTCGGAGAGATTGAAGCAACTTTAGCCCAACATCCCAATGTGGGTGAAGCCGTGGTTATTGTTCGCGAAGATACTCCAGCAGATAAACAACTGGTCGCCTACATGGTCACTAAAGAAGAAGTGACCTCCTCTGATGTGCGCAGTTTCTTGAAAACGAAGCTACCCAACTATATGGTTCCCAGTGTGTTTGTCTTTTTAGAGGCATTGCCTCTAACGCCTAATGGCAAAGTAAATCGCCGCGCCCTCCCTGCACCAGATACAGAACAGAGAGAAAAAGGAGCGATCGCCCCCCGCACCACTACCGAACTGCAACTATGCCAAATTTGGTCGGAAGTTCTCAAGATTTCCACCCTTGGAGTACAAGACAACTTCTTTGAATTGGGGGGTCATTCCCTGTTAGCCGTTCGCTTGATGGCTCGCATCGAACGGCAATTAGGCATTCACCTACCTTTGACTACTCTGTTTACAGAACCGACAATCGAAAGCCAAGCTAATCTGCTCAAGGCAAAGAATGATATTAGCTCCCATTCCCCCTTAGTGCCGATTCAAGCTTCAGGAGAGTTGCCACCATTTTTCTGCGTGCATCCGGTTGGCGGCAACGTTCTGTGCTACGCACAGTTAGCCCGACACCTGGGCAACAACCGACCGTTTTACGGCTTGCAGTCTGTGGGGTTATCTAGCGAAAAAGAACCCTTAACCAAAATAGAGGAGATGGCAGCTATTTATATAGAAGCATTGCAGGAAATTCAGCCTCACGGGCCGTATTATTTAGGCGGTTGGTCGATGGGTGGAGTCGTTGCTTGGGAAATGGTACGGCAGTTGCAAACTTTGGGGCAAAACGTTGAGCTATTGGCGTTGATTGACAGCTATGTACCGAGCCAGAATCAAAAACCGATTGATGATGCTTTTTTGATTAATGCTCTATTGGGCGATCTCGGCGGTATATTTGGCACAGAGTTCTCAATTTCGACCCATGAACTTCATCAACTTCAACCCTCAGAACAGTTAGGTTGCATCCTCACTGAAGCTAAACGCCTGAATATTTTGCCGCGAGAAATTTCCCTGAAACAGGTGGATCGGTTGTTTGAGGTTTTCAAAGCAAACCTGAAGGCGATATACGATTATCAACCTCAGCCTTATTGGGGTCGAGTAGCTCTATTTTCAGCCAATGAACTAGAAGAAGACCGAGGGTGGAGTAGTTGGGTGACAGGGAAGTTGGAAACTTATATGATTCCCGGCGATCATTATGGGATGATGCGATCGCCCCACGTCGGGGTTCTCGCCCAAAAGCTGGGAGCTTGTTTGAATTAA
- a CDS encoding YceD family protein: MQMIHIPGLLKCPDGKLKIEVDEYLDGLDSLMPVEGWIKMIHQGSYLEVKAIAETIVTLKCDRCLQQYNYRLRAKAKEMIWLDPNAETLNDNLPLEREVALEDLVETLSPQGHFDPEAWLYEQLCLRLPHRQLCDQDCPGIEVTQQMAAPDDTAMDSRWSALANLKDQFPRA, translated from the coding sequence ATGCAGATGATCCATATTCCTGGGTTGTTAAAGTGCCCAGATGGAAAACTCAAGATTGAGGTTGATGAGTATTTAGATGGGTTGGATTCTTTGATGCCTGTCGAGGGCTGGATTAAGATGATTCACCAAGGGAGTTACTTGGAGGTGAAGGCGATCGCCGAAACGATTGTAACCCTGAAGTGCGATCGTTGTCTGCAACAATATAATTATCGACTGCGGGCAAAAGCGAAGGAAATGATTTGGCTCGATCCCAATGCTGAGACTCTCAACGATAATCTACCGTTAGAGCGAGAAGTGGCTTTAGAGGATTTGGTGGAAACCCTCTCCCCTCAAGGTCATTTTGACCCTGAAGCTTGGCTCTACGAACAGCTTTGCTTAAGACTTCCCCATCGGCAATTATGTGATCAAGATTGTCCAGGAATTGAGGTCACTCAGCAAATGGCTGCACCTGACGATACTGCTATGGATTCCCGTTGGTCAGCTTTGGCAAATCTTAAGGATCAATTCCCACGAGCTTAA
- a CDS encoding Jag family protein, protein MKETMQKRGQEWLENLLKKMGLATAVRVEVIEGWSGQETSWLTIDPSPLNTSQIEQLVGTGGESLDAIQYLINAILNLGQDREEQGSFTVELNGYRHQRQQEVQKMAEVAAYTVRQTAVEFEMKALSSAERREVHQFLQSYEDLETESVGKEPHRCLIVRVRPQLRE, encoded by the coding sequence ATGAAGGAAACCATGCAAAAGCGCGGCCAGGAGTGGCTAGAAAACCTGTTAAAGAAGATGGGACTAGCCACTGCGGTGAGGGTGGAGGTAATTGAAGGATGGTCAGGACAGGAAACGTCTTGGTTAACGATTGACCCTTCGCCTTTAAATACGTCCCAGATTGAACAGTTGGTGGGTACGGGGGGCGAAAGTTTAGATGCCATTCAGTATCTGATTAATGCAATTCTCAATCTGGGACAAGACCGAGAGGAACAGGGGTCGTTTACAGTCGAGTTGAATGGCTATCGTCACCAGCGACAGCAGGAAGTGCAGAAAATGGCTGAGGTGGCGGCTTATACAGTACGTCAAACGGCGGTTGAGTTTGAGATGAAGGCGCTCTCATCAGCGGAAAGGAGAGAAGTGCATCAGTTTCTGCAATCGTATGAGGATCTGGAGACGGAGAGTGTGGGTAAAGAGCCTCATCGATGCTTGATTGTGCGCGTGCGACCCCAGCTCAGGGAGTAG
- the yidC gene encoding membrane protein insertase YidC → MDFGIGFLSSNVMLPILDFFYGIVPSYGLAIVALTLVIRFALYPLSAGSIRSMRRTRVVQPYMQKRQEEIRNRYKDDPTKQQEEMAKLFKEVGNPLAGCLPVLIQMPVLFALFATLRGSPFADVNYTVDVQIFPQEQIQRIQPQIYATKPQNIYIEDGVHAKVAAILPGGNKIGVGEKTQINLQTVEGKTVNELVAQYPDQVQKLQPTWTITKGEEFVEVNPDGSLVALQPGEVTLQGTVPGLAAEKGFLFIKALGRVGAVDDNGNINFDILGMVLFFGVSLYLNQVLSGQGGTSTNNDTNSQQQTINKITPIIFTGMFLFFPLPAGVLMYMVIANIFQTAQTFILSKEPLPENLQKLVEEKGLSVSPAGTLSENRADLPFEKRSKKKTKPESKKK, encoded by the coding sequence ATGGACTTTGGTATTGGTTTTCTTTCTAGCAACGTTATGCTACCGATCCTGGATTTTTTCTACGGGATCGTACCGAGCTATGGTTTGGCGATCGTCGCCCTAACCTTGGTCATTCGGTTTGCTCTGTATCCCCTGAGTGCCGGATCAATTCGCAGTATGCGCCGCACCCGTGTGGTACAGCCCTACATGCAAAAGCGACAAGAAGAAATTCGCAATCGCTACAAAGATGACCCCACAAAACAACAAGAAGAGATGGCTAAACTCTTCAAAGAGGTGGGGAATCCCTTAGCCGGGTGTTTGCCAGTCCTGATTCAAATGCCGGTGCTATTTGCTCTGTTTGCCACATTGCGAGGATCGCCCTTTGCCGATGTTAACTATACAGTGGATGTGCAGATTTTCCCCCAAGAACAGATTCAGCGAATTCAACCCCAAATTTATGCCACCAAACCCCAAAACATCTATATCGAAGATGGGGTTCATGCTAAAGTAGCGGCAATTTTGCCTGGAGGTAATAAAATTGGGGTAGGCGAGAAAACCCAAATTAACCTACAAACTGTAGAAGGAAAAACGGTTAACGAGTTGGTGGCTCAGTATCCGGATCAGGTACAAAAGCTACAACCGACTTGGACGATAACTAAGGGTGAAGAGTTTGTTGAGGTTAATCCCGATGGCTCTTTGGTTGCTCTTCAACCGGGAGAAGTGACCCTTCAAGGGACAGTTCCAGGATTAGCAGCAGAGAAAGGATTTTTATTTATTAAAGCTCTCGGAAGAGTTGGGGCTGTTGATGATAATGGCAATATTAACTTCGACATCCTCGGAATGGTGTTGTTCTTCGGGGTCAGTTTGTATCTGAACCAGGTGCTGTCTGGCCAGGGAGGAACCAGTACCAATAATGATACCAATTCCCAGCAACAAACCATTAATAAGATTACGCCCATTATCTTTACAGGGATGTTCTTATTCTTTCCCTTACCGGCTGGGGTTTTGATGTATATGGTGATTGCCAATATTTTCCAAACGGCACAAACGTTTATTTTGTCTAAGGAACCGTTGCCGGAAAATCTCCAGAAGTTGGTCGAGGAAAAAGGCCTGAGCGTTAGTCCTGCGGGTACACTATCCGAGAATCGCGCGGATCTGCCTTTTGAAAAACGGTCTAAAAAGAAGACTAAACCGGAATCGAAAAAGAAATAG